Genomic segment of Aliiroseovarius sp. M344:
GAAGAAGCCGGTGTGGAAGGCAAGTTGAGCCACGATGTGCTTGGGTTCTTTGCCTATAATAAAGCGTATTCGGGCGAGCGGCTGCCCTGCGTTGTTGCGGTCTTCCCGCTAAAGGTTAAGAAACAACACAAGTCCTTTCCCGAAAAGGGGCAGAGGCGGCGCAAATGGGTGTCGCAGAAAAAAGCCGCCCAACTGGTTTGGGCACCTGAACTGCGCCGTATCATTCGCGATTTCGACCCTTCCACGCTCAGCTGACCTCCTGACATGATCGAGTCTTGCTTTGGATGGGTTGCACCCGCTTGCCCGGATCGCCATATACTGTTCGTCAGGTTAATTCGGAAGATACGATGATCCGCTACGCCTTAAAATGCGACCAGAACCACGCTTTTGAAAGCTGGTTTCAGAATGCGGCAGCCTATGATGGGTTGCGCGCGGCGGGGCATGTGAGCTGCCCGAACTGCGGGTCGACCACGGTTGAAAAAAGCCTGATGGCGCCCAAAGTGCGCCCCGCACGGTCTGCCGCTCCAGCATCGGTTCCGGCCAAATCGCAAACGCCGACTGCACTTGCCGCCCCCAACCCTGAGATTGCGGCCGAGATCGCCAAGCTGCGCGCCACGGTGGAAGCGGAAAGCGAATATGTGGGCGGGTCCTTCGCCAGTGAAGCGCGGGCCATGTATCTCGGCGAAGCGCCCGAACGGTCCATCTATGGTGAAGCAAAACTGGCCGACGCCAAGGAATTGCTGGAAGATGGCGTGCCGGTCATGCCCCTGCCCTTTACGCCGACGCGCAAATCAAACTAAAGCGTTTCGAGAATAACCTGCGGCATCGGTTTCTGGTGAAACGCGCGAAATGCTGAACTGTTGAACGGCGTTTCGAATGAACCCTGTCTCAGGTTTAATTCGAAACACTTTGGGCCACCTTTCCCAGCCCGAACCACGCGCAGTCTTGCGCTTTTTCCGATCACGCCCTAAACACGCGCAAACACAGGAAAACGGACGGGATTTGGGGCCAAGATGCCAATTCTGGTGATGAAATTCGGCGGCACATCGGTCGCCACGCTGGACCGGATTCACCGGGCCTCGAAACGGGTCGCGCGTGAAGTCGCCAATGGCTATGACGTGATCGTCATCGTATCCGCCATGTCGGGGCGCACGAACGAGCTGGTGGGCTGGGTCGAAGAAACCTCGCCGCTGTTTGACGCCCGTGAATATGACGCGGTGGTCAGCTCGGGTGAGAATGTCACCGCTGGCCTGATGGCGCTGCGCTTGCAGGAAATGGATGTGCCGGCCCGCAGTTGGCAGGGTTGGCAAGTACCGGTGAAAACCTCGGGTGTGCATTCGGCGGCGCGGATTGAAGACATCCCGAATGACAACATCAAAGCCAAGTTTGGCGAAGGCATGCGTGTCGCCGTGGTCGCGGGCTTTCAGGGCATTGCCGAAGACGGACGCATCACCACGTTGGGGCGTGGTGGATCGGATACGACGGCCGTAGCATTTGCCGCCGCTTTCGATGCTGAACGCTGCGATATCTATACCGATGTGGACGGGGTCTATACCACCGACCCACGCATTTCGGACAAGGCGCGCAAGCTGGATCGCATCGCTTTCGAAGAGATGCTGGAACTTGCCTCGCTGGGCGCGAAGGTTCTGCAAACCCGTTCTGTCGAACTGGCAATGCGCTATAAGGTGAAGCTGCGGGTGCTCTCGAGCTTTGAGGAATATGACCCGGAGGCAGGCACGCTGGTCTGCGACGAGGAGGATATCATGGAAAGTAAAGTTGTTGCCGGTGTCGCCTATCAACGCGACGAAGCCAAAATGACCCTGATTTCGGTGGCTGACCGCCCCGGCATCGCCTCGGCCATTTTTACCCCGCTGGCCGAAGCCGGCGTGAATGTCGACATGATCGTTCAAAACATCTCGGAAGAAGGTCGCACCGACATGACCTTCTCGTGCCCCGTCGATCAGGTGGCGCGGGCTGAAAAAGCAGTGACAGCGGCCAAGGACAAGGGCGACATCAACTTCCACGACATCGTGGCGGACAAGGATGTGGCCAAAGTGTCTGTCGTCGGCATCGGTATGCGCAGCCACACCGGGATCGCGGCCAAGATGTTCGACGTGCTGTCAAAAGAAGGCATCAACATCAAGGTTATCACCACCTCCGAGATCAAGATCTCGGTCCTGATCGACCGCAAATACATGGAGCTGGCCGTGCAGGCGCTGCATGACGCGTTTGAGCTGGAGAAGGCGTAGGGGATTACGGCCCTACGGTTGCTAATGTAAGCGGTCTCGCCGAAGGGCGGGGCCGTTATGTTTGGTCGGAACAAGGAGCAATCACCTCTGTGCGACGGAACTAGAAAAGAAAGTTCGAAGCACAATGGCCTTGCTAACAGCGTAGTTCAGGCCAAACTTTGAGATCGGTGTACATTAACCACCCAAGCCCTTCTTCATCAAATCCCATCCAGCCCCCCCGGAAATGACCGCCATGACGCCTGCAGCCAAACCACCAGAACCGGTGCTGATCAACACGTCTATCGTGATCGTTGTTACGCCCACGATAACATCGGTCGCTGCAGTGGCGAGAAACAGTTCTGCTTCACCTGCTGGGGCGTTTGGACCCGTGCCACCAAGAATCCGTGCTTCGCAAAAGCGCGTTTCAACGTCACTTTCTGTCAAAAGATCTTCGTCAATAAATGGGGCTTCAAGTGGCATTGTGGCGCGCTCGAACAATGCTTGCTCCACGATACCGATTGCGGCTTCAGTCGCGCCAGCTTTCCTAAATTCCTCAATCTCAAAGGCTACAAAATCTTCGATCGCAGTTTCTTGCACCACATCGGTTTCGGGATAGCCCACCCTTTCTAGCCAAAGAGCTGTGTTTAACAGAAGGTCGTCGGCTAAAATTTTGCGAACGGTACCACAGCCCACTTCCGCAATGACTGAGACGTCGGAAATGGTCAACTCGCCTTGCATCCAAATCTCTGCTACGGCATTCAGATCAGAGATATAAGCTTCGGCATCGAACACGTTAGTTGAGGGTTCTTGTGCCTGAGTTTGAACCGCAAACACACCAAAAACGAGTAAAAAAAAAGTTTTTGTAATTCTATACATGGCAATAGTCCCCTTATGGATAACTACGGCCAACACTATAGCACGAATTTCCTACCACTTCTAATGCTCGTCAAAGTAGATTAAAGGCTCTGCCTAGTGCAGCTTTGGTTAGATTATTTCTACCGTGATTGCTTCAGCCCCAATTATGGTTTTGCTTACTCACTAGGTCAGGGTACGCTTTGACAGACTTTTACCACGCAGCCCAAAAAATCTTTGCTATCGGTCAAATATCATCTCCACCCCGAAACTAAATCCTGCTGCCCTCCAACATCTGAACCGTTGCAAGTGCACTGGGGTCGCGAATGTTGGGATAAAGATTGTTCGGAATCAGATCCAGTGTTTCGCCGGTGACGCGTGCAGCAAAAGCAGGGTCAGGCAGCGGGCGTTGCGCAGAATACGCCGGACCAGCACAAACACCGCCTGCCCAAGTGGCATTCTGCCCA
This window contains:
- a CDS encoding DUF1178 family protein gives rise to the protein MIRYALKCDQNHAFESWFQNAAAYDGLRAAGHVSCPNCGSTTVEKSLMAPKVRPARSAAPASVPAKSQTPTALAAPNPEIAAEIAKLRATVEAESEYVGGSFASEARAMYLGEAPERSIYGEAKLADAKELLEDGVPVMPLPFTPTRKSN
- a CDS encoding NUDIX hydrolase is translated as MRTQFGALPYRVKNGKVEILLITTRGTGRWIIPKGWPMNDQTPAGSAATEAFEEAGVEGKLSHDVLGFFAYNKAYSGERLPCVVAVFPLKVKKQHKSFPEKGQRRRKWVSQKKAAQLVWAPELRRIIRDFDPSTLS
- a CDS encoding aspartate kinase, producing MPILVMKFGGTSVATLDRIHRASKRVAREVANGYDVIVIVSAMSGRTNELVGWVEETSPLFDAREYDAVVSSGENVTAGLMALRLQEMDVPARSWQGWQVPVKTSGVHSAARIEDIPNDNIKAKFGEGMRVAVVAGFQGIAEDGRITTLGRGGSDTTAVAFAAAFDAERCDIYTDVDGVYTTDPRISDKARKLDRIAFEEMLELASLGAKVLQTRSVELAMRYKVKLRVLSSFEEYDPEAGTLVCDEEDIMESKVVAGVAYQRDEAKMTLISVADRPGIASAIFTPLAEAGVNVDMIVQNISEEGRTDMTFSCPVDQVARAEKAVTAAKDKGDINFHDIVADKDVAKVSVVGIGMRSHTGIAAKMFDVLSKEGINIKVITTSEIKISVLIDRKYMELAVQALHDAFELEKA